From Spiroplasma endosymbiont of Diplazon laetatorius:
GAGAATTTGTAGCTCCAATAGATGGTAAATTAGTAACTGTTTTTCCAAGTGGTCACGCATATGGGATTGCTAATTCAAATGGTGTAGAAATTTTATTACACATTGGTTTAGACACAGTTTCACTAAATGGTGAAGGATTTGATATTAATGTTAAACAAGGTCAAAATGTTAAACAAGGAGACTTATTGGTTGAAGTTGATATTGAAAATGTTTCAAAAAAAGTTCCTTCAATGCAAACACCATTAATTTTCACTACTGATTCAATGAGTGGAAGAAGTTTTGAAATTGTTAAAACTGGAAAAGTTAAAAAAGGTGACTTAATAGCTCAAGTTAAATAAAGGTTAAAAAACCCTACAAAGGGTTTTTTATTTTTTTTATATCTAAATTTAGTAGTAAAATTAAATAAGGTGATTTTATGGAAACAAACTCAAAGAGTTTAAAACAAAAACATAACGAATTAAGAAGTAAAGCCTTTGATTTAAGTGAAGAAAATAAATTTAGATTTGATATATTAAATTATAAGACTGATGGAATGATTTTTGTTGCATCAACCATAATAGTTCCTTTAATATTATCTGTATTTATAGCATTTATAATACCAACATCAACTTCAGAAATAGGTGAGACGGTATTTTTCTCAACTTACACAATTTCTATTTTAGTAGGGTTAGTTTTCAATTGCATTAGAAATAAAGCTGGATTTTTTAAAAATGGATATTCATGAATATATATGTTCATTTTAGCCCCGACGGTTGTGGCTACATTTGTTGGTATTTTTGCAAACCTTATTTTTAAAATAGAAATAAGCAATTCTGAAAATGTAGGGACTCAGTTTGTTAACGTTATTTCAATGCTTATTACAGAAATTGTGATAATAATTTTAGCTTTAAAGTACGATAGAAAATTATTTGGAAGAATAAAAGAGACTTTAAAAAATAAATGAAAAGAACTTATTATAATTACTATTTTAGGCTTTATAATAATGTTTTTAATAGTCAATATATTTTTCTCAGCTTTCATTGAAGGTTATTTAATTGGTGCAAGCCAAAGCGACAATCAAAATACATTAGTTTCAATTATAAAAGGTGAGCACGGTAGTTCGATCAAAATATCATATGCAATACTTCTTTTTGTATTTTCTGTATTGGTAGCTCCTTTATGTGAAGAAATAAGTATGAGAAATAGTTATAATCTAAATGCATCAAATAGATGACTAGGCTTTGTTGCAAGTTCAATGTTTTTTGGATTCGTCCACTATGGTCAATCATTTGATTTTGAACATATGTTAAGTTATACAGCAGC
This genomic window contains:
- a CDS encoding PTS glucose transporter subunit IIA encodes the protein MGLFTKNKNLDVFAPVDGEVIDLSKVEDEVFSEKMLGDGLAIVPENGEFVAPIDGKLVTVFPSGHAYGIANSNGVEILLHIGLDTVSLNGEGFDINVKQGQNVKQGDLLVEVDIENVSKKVPSMQTPLIFTTDSMSGRSFEIVKTGKVKKGDLIAQVK
- a CDS encoding CPBP family intramembrane glutamic endopeptidase, producing the protein METNSKSLKQKHNELRSKAFDLSEENKFRFDILNYKTDGMIFVASTIIVPLILSVFIAFIIPTSTSEIGETVFFSTYTISILVGLVFNCIRNKAGFFKNGYSWIYMFILAPTVVATFVGIFANLIFKIEISNSENVGTQFVNVISMLITEIVIIILALKYDRKLFGRIKETLKNKWKELIIITILGFIIMFLIVNIFFSAFIEGYLIGASQSDNQNTLVSIIKGEHGSSIKISYAILLFVFSVLVAPLCEEISMRNSYNLNASNRWLGFVASSMFFGFVHYGQSFDFEHMLSYTAAGFVLSGIFLYTKGNMTYSWIVHTLNNLVAFILLFVTTK